The following coding sequences are from one Novosphingobium sp. Gsoil 351 window:
- the rplA gene encoding 50S ribosomal protein L1 produces MAKPTKKAKALSAKLGDNQKLYGVDEALKTLRELARAKFDETLEVALNLGVDPRHADQMVRGMVTLPSGTGKTVKVAVFARGDKAEQALAAGADKVGAEDLMEDMQAGNVDYGRVIATPDMMGVVGRLGKLLGPKGLMPNPKLGTVTPNVAEAVKAAKGGQIEFRVEKAGIIHSGIGKLSFSDDALKANFAAFVDAIVKAKPAGAKGKYVRKVALSSSMGPGLKIDTAEVAGV; encoded by the coding sequence ATGGCCAAGCCAACCAAGAAAGCGAAAGCGCTGTCCGCCAAGCTCGGCGACAACCAGAAGCTCTACGGCGTCGACGAGGCGCTCAAGACGCTGCGCGAGCTGGCCAGGGCCAAGTTTGACGAGACGCTCGAAGTCGCGCTCAACCTGGGCGTCGATCCGCGCCACGCCGACCAGATGGTCCGCGGCATGGTGACGCTGCCCTCGGGCACCGGCAAGACCGTCAAGGTCGCGGTGTTCGCGCGCGGCGACAAGGCCGAGCAGGCGCTGGCGGCGGGAGCCGACAAGGTCGGCGCCGAAGACCTGATGGAAGACATGCAGGCCGGCAACGTCGACTATGGCCGGGTCATCGCCACGCCCGACATGATGGGCGTCGTCGGTCGGCTGGGCAAGCTGCTGGGCCCCAAGGGCCTGATGCCCAACCCCAAGCTGGGCACCGTCACGCCGAACGTCGCCGAAGCGGTCAAGGCCGCCAAGGGCGGGCAGATCGAGTTCCGCGTCGAGAAGGCCGGGATCATCCATTCGGGGATCGGCAAGCTGTCGTTCTCCGACGATGCGCTCAAGGCCAACTTCGCTGCGTTCGTCGATGCGATCGTCAAGGCCAAGCCTGCCGGGGCCAAGGGTAAGTACGTCCGCAAGGTCGCGCTGAGCTCGTCGATGGGCCCGGGGCTAAAGATCGACACTGCCGAGGTCGCGGGCGTCTGA
- the rplK gene encoding 50S ribosomal protein L11 — MAKKITGYIKLQVPAGAANPSPPIGPALGQRGVNIMEFCKQFNAATQEVEKTTPLPTIITVYADKSFTFVTKTPPATYLIKKAAGLKSGSKEPGKVSAGKIKRSQLSEIAQVKMADLNAHDIDAATKIIEGSARAMGLEVVEG; from the coding sequence GTGGCCAAGAAGATTACCGGTTACATCAAGCTGCAGGTGCCCGCGGGCGCCGCCAATCCGTCGCCGCCGATCGGGCCCGCGCTCGGCCAGCGCGGGGTCAACATCATGGAGTTCTGCAAGCAGTTCAACGCTGCCACGCAGGAAGTCGAGAAGACCACCCCGCTGCCCACGATCATCACCGTCTACGCCGACAAGTCGTTCACCTTCGTGACCAAGACCCCCCCGGCGACCTACCTGATCAAGAAGGCCGCGGGCCTCAAGTCGGGCTCGAAGGAGCCGGGCAAGGTCAGCGCGGGCAAGATCAAGCGCTCGCAGCTGTCCGAGATCGCGCAAGTCAAGATGGCGGACTTGAACGCGCATGACATCGACGCGGCGACCAAGATCATCGAAGGCTCCGCGCGCGCGATGGGCCTCGAAGTTGTGGAGGGCTGA
- the nusG gene encoding transcription termination/antitermination protein NusG — MHRWYIIHAYSGFENKVRDAILSEAERMGLGQLVEQVEVPTETITEVKRGKKVQVERKFMPGYVLAKLMLSDDVYHLVKNTPKVTGFLGPNGKPQPISEREAARYFGAREQAAAEPRKQVHVDYEIGDSVKVNAGPFASFNGTVEELDFDKNRVKVSVSIFGRATPVELGFEEVELAK, encoded by the coding sequence ATGCACCGCTGGTATATCATCCACGCCTACTCCGGTTTCGAGAACAAGGTTCGCGACGCCATTCTTTCGGAAGCCGAACGGATGGGGCTGGGGCAGCTGGTCGAGCAGGTCGAAGTGCCGACCGAAACCATCACCGAGGTCAAGCGCGGCAAGAAGGTCCAGGTCGAGCGCAAGTTCATGCCGGGCTACGTGCTCGCCAAGCTGATGCTCAGCGACGATGTCTACCACCTCGTCAAGAACACCCCCAAGGTCACCGGCTTCCTCGGCCCCAACGGCAAGCCCCAGCCGATCAGCGAGCGCGAGGCCGCGCGCTATTTCGGTGCGCGCGAACAGGCGGCCGCCGAACCGCGCAAGCAGGTCCACGTCGATTACGAGATCGGCGATTCGGTAAAGGTCAACGCGGGCCCGTTCGCCAGCTTCAACGGCACCGTCGAAGAGCTCGATTTCGACAAGAACCGGGTCAAGGTCAGCGTCTCGATCTTCGGCCGCGCGACCCCGGTGGAACTGGGCTTCGAAGAGGTCGAGCTGGCGAAGTAG
- the secE gene encoding preprotein translocase subunit SecE, with protein MAKTSPGEFMRQVQAEARKVVWPSRQETVTTAIMVGVMMVLLAVFFLGIDSLFGWIVSQLLSLA; from the coding sequence ATGGCCAAGACCAGTCCCGGTGAATTCATGCGCCAGGTCCAGGCCGAGGCGCGCAAGGTCGTCTGGCCGAGCCGCCAGGAAACCGTCACCACCGCGATCATGGTCGGGGTGATGATGGTGCTCCTCGCGGTGTTCTTCCTCGGCATCGATTCGCTGTTCGGCTGGATCGTCAGCCAGCTGCTCTCGCTTGCCTGA
- a CDS encoding adenylate/guanylate cyclase domain-containing protein, with protein sequence MVAPYFRDSLDPRAGRVEHGVLDLTTHGPLVRPIELNGQWRLTWLGGPGPAPGTSGWADAPGLWEGLNIAGTTLPQQGRARYSLQLRGLVPGRYVLHVPAIYAASRITLDGRQVSQRGVLGDSAAATRYVHRAHLITFDHRGGPLNLAIDLAVWLHWDNGLEQVPVLGLAEPMQDWIATKWSRTALYAASLTLVAALSLITFFYRPSDRASLFFGLASLAYLPSMLVLAFDDILMMQFPALRFQQVMGFQYLTAPLAGMFFLLYVHELYRRESSPLVVRAFVVFFLSIVAVQAVMFTLGNTLLASKIGRNVFLPTGVASQVYVMGVIALAALRRRDGAIVQLIGMALFVGSFVIMALVWTAISTLDELRSYEFTALGAVMLLYSQVVILAERWSLSVARSEQDNDDLRNLLEVNTAITSDLELDSLLRKIVAVSSKITRADRSSLFLKQDSDRALTSLVAEGVEGGPLKLDAGRGLAGYVYATGQTLNIPDAYEDERFNRSVDEATGYRTRSVLTVPITSRDGSRIGVMQALNREDGEAFSPDDAARVGAFGAQAAVAIDNARLFSESVAARSFDESILRSMSGGVIALDLDWKITKLNAAAAQILGASATLLAGLDARSVLPRFNPRLVDEIAAVADRGEPKLLLDIEFTAGGERPSSVNLSITPLEGETGRVGVLLVIEDISEGKRLQGAMRRFMTQEVVDQVLGRDDDSLFGTACQASVLFADIRGFTTMAEELTARETVETLNELFTELYEAVSGNGGVLDKYIGDAVMAVFGAPLSSERDPDNAFAAGLEMLRMLDAINRNRETRGAAPLRLGVGIATGEVVAGTIGSPKRMDYTVIGDSVNLAARLQDLTKAYGVEMLIDEATAKAVTTDQPMREIDLIAVRGRKRPETVFEVLARSTADPAGHAAYAEGRAALAAGRWDDALAAFARAVELNPDDRPAQLMLARARALSAVPPPGDWDGVWRDGLAAAA encoded by the coding sequence ATGGTCGCGCCCTACTTCCGCGATTCGCTCGATCCGCGCGCGGGCCGGGTCGAGCACGGCGTCCTCGATCTCACCACCCATGGCCCGCTGGTCCGCCCGATCGAGCTCAACGGCCAATGGCGGCTGACCTGGCTCGGCGGCCCCGGACCGGCGCCGGGGACCAGCGGCTGGGCCGATGCGCCGGGGCTGTGGGAAGGCCTCAACATCGCCGGCACCACGCTGCCGCAGCAGGGCCGGGCGCGCTATTCGCTCCAGTTGCGCGGCCTGGTTCCGGGCCGCTACGTGCTCCACGTCCCGGCGATCTACGCGGCCTCGCGGATCACGCTGGACGGGCGGCAGGTATCGCAACGCGGCGTGCTTGGCGATAGCGCCGCCGCCACCCGCTATGTCCACCGCGCCCATCTGATCACGTTCGACCACAGGGGCGGACCGCTGAACCTGGCGATCGACCTGGCGGTGTGGCTCCACTGGGACAACGGGCTCGAGCAGGTTCCGGTGCTCGGCCTGGCCGAACCGATGCAGGACTGGATCGCGACCAAGTGGAGCCGGACCGCGCTCTACGCGGCGTCGCTGACGCTCGTCGCGGCGCTGTCGCTGATCACCTTCTTCTACCGCCCGAGCGACCGCGCCTCGCTGTTCTTCGGGCTCGCCAGCCTGGCCTACCTGCCCTCGATGCTGGTTCTGGCGTTCGACGACATCCTGATGATGCAGTTCCCGGCGCTGCGGTTCCAGCAGGTGATGGGGTTCCAGTACCTGACCGCGCCGTTGGCGGGCATGTTCTTCCTGCTTTATGTCCACGAGCTCTACCGGCGCGAAAGCTCGCCGCTGGTCGTGCGCGCCTTCGTGGTGTTCTTCCTGAGCATCGTGGCCGTCCAGGCGGTGATGTTCACGCTGGGCAACACGCTGCTCGCCTCCAAGATCGGGCGCAACGTGTTCCTGCCGACCGGCGTCGCCTCGCAGGTCTACGTGATGGGGGTGATCGCGCTGGCGGCGCTGCGCCGCCGCGACGGGGCGATCGTGCAACTGATCGGAATGGCGCTGTTCGTCGGCTCGTTCGTGATCATGGCGCTGGTCTGGACCGCGATCTCGACCCTCGACGAGCTGCGCAGCTACGAATTCACTGCGCTCGGCGCGGTCATGCTGCTCTATTCGCAGGTCGTGATCCTGGCCGAACGCTGGTCGCTGTCGGTCGCGCGCTCCGAACAGGATAACGACGACTTGCGCAACCTGCTCGAGGTCAACACCGCGATCACCTCCGACCTCGAGCTCGACAGCCTGCTGCGCAAGATCGTCGCGGTGTCGAGCAAGATCACCCGCGCCGACCGCAGTTCGCTGTTCCTCAAGCAGGATTCCGACCGGGCGCTGACCTCGCTGGTCGCCGAAGGCGTCGAAGGCGGACCGCTCAAGCTCGATGCCGGGCGCGGGCTCGCCGGCTACGTCTATGCGACCGGCCAGACCCTGAACATTCCCGACGCCTACGAGGACGAGCGGTTCAACCGATCGGTGGACGAGGCGACCGGCTATCGCACCCGAAGCGTGCTGACCGTCCCGATCACCTCGCGCGACGGCAGCCGGATCGGGGTGATGCAGGCGCTCAATCGCGAGGATGGCGAAGCCTTTTCGCCCGACGACGCCGCCCGGGTCGGCGCGTTCGGGGCGCAGGCCGCTGTGGCGATCGACAACGCCCGGCTGTTCAGCGAATCGGTCGCGGCGCGCAGCTTCGACGAATCGATCCTGCGCTCGATGTCGGGCGGGGTCATCGCGCTCGATCTGGACTGGAAGATCACCAAGCTCAACGCCGCCGCGGCCCAGATCCTGGGCGCCTCGGCGACCTTGCTCGCCGGGCTCGACGCGCGCTCGGTGCTGCCGCGCTTCAACCCCCGGCTGGTCGACGAGATCGCCGCTGTCGCCGACCGCGGCGAACCCAAGCTGCTGCTCGACATCGAATTCACCGCCGGCGGTGAGCGGCCATCGTCGGTCAATCTCTCGATCACCCCGCTCGAAGGCGAGACCGGCCGGGTCGGGGTGCTGCTGGTGATCGAGGACATTTCCGAGGGCAAGCGGCTGCAAGGCGCGATGCGCCGGTTCATGACCCAGGAGGTGGTCGACCAGGTGCTCGGCCGCGACGACGATTCGCTGTTCGGCACCGCCTGCCAGGCCAGCGTGCTGTTCGCCGACATCCGCGGCTTCACCACGATGGCCGAGGAACTGACCGCGCGCGAGACGGTCGAGACGCTCAACGAACTGTTCACCGAACTGTACGAGGCGGTCTCGGGCAACGGCGGCGTGCTCGACAAGTATATCGGCGATGCGGTGATGGCGGTGTTCGGCGCGCCCTTGTCGAGCGAGCGCGACCCCGACAACGCCTTCGCCGCGGGGCTCGAGATGCTGCGGATGCTCGATGCGATCAACCGCAACCGCGAGACACGCGGCGCGGCGCCGCTGCGCCTGGGGGTGGGCATCGCCACCGGCGAGGTCGTGGCGGGCACGATCGGCAGCCCCAAGCGGATGGACTATACCGTGATCGGCGACAGCGTGAACCTGGCCGCGCGGCTTCAGGATCTGACCAAGGCCTATGGCGTGGAGATGCTGATCGACGAGGCCACGGCCAAGGCGGTGACGACCGACCAGCCGATGCGCGAGATCGATCTGATCGCGGTGCGCGGGCGCAAGCGGCCCGAGACGGTGTTCGAGGTGCTGGCGCGCAGCACCGCCGACCCGGCCGGCCATGCGGCCTATGCCGAGGGCCGCGCGGCCCTGGCCGCCGGGCGCTGGGACGATGCGCTGGCGGCCTTCGCGCGCGCTGTGGAACTCAACCCCGACGACCGCCCCGCGCAACTTATGCTCGCCCGCGCCCGCGCGCTCTCCGCAGTGCCGCCGCCCGGCGATTGGGACGGCGTCTGGCGCGACGGCCTGGCCGCCGCCGCCTGA
- the aat gene encoding leucyl/phenylalanyl-tRNA--protein transferase, producing the protein MHAPAASPIDPELLLSAYRAGIFPMADARDDPEVFWVEPRMRAILPLDGFRMSASLARTLRRERFQVTCNAAFDGVIDACAAAREGRSETWISGRIAASYRELHRLGWAHSIECWKQGELVGGLYGVGFDRVFCGESMFSSQRDASKVALAWLVAALRRAGAALLDCQFMTDHLASLGAVEIDQQDYLARLRAAQVGVGAGLGAMLGVAEGEESGGAAGLDLPAGFAALLADTPSAAFAAPGVASSPGKRIAQSLTQTS; encoded by the coding sequence ATGCACGCGCCCGCCGCCTCGCCGATCGATCCCGAGTTGCTGCTGAGCGCGTATCGCGCGGGCATCTTCCCGATGGCCGACGCGCGCGACGATCCCGAGGTATTCTGGGTCGAGCCGCGGATGCGCGCGATCCTGCCATTGGATGGCTTCCGCATGTCAGCCTCGCTCGCCCGGACATTGCGCCGCGAACGCTTCCAGGTGACCTGCAACGCCGCGTTCGATGGCGTGATCGACGCCTGCGCCGCGGCACGCGAAGGACGCAGCGAAACCTGGATCAGCGGGCGGATCGCGGCGAGCTATCGCGAGCTGCACCGGCTCGGCTGGGCGCATTCCATCGAGTGCTGGAAGCAAGGCGAGCTGGTCGGTGGTCTCTACGGGGTCGGCTTCGACCGGGTGTTCTGCGGCGAAAGCATGTTCAGCAGCCAGCGCGATGCGTCGAAGGTGGCGCTGGCGTGGCTGGTAGCGGCACTGCGCCGCGCTGGTGCCGCGCTGCTCGACTGTCAATTCATGACCGATCATCTCGCCTCGCTCGGCGCGGTCGAGATCGACCAGCAGGACTACCTCGCGCGGTTGCGCGCGGCTCAGGTCGGCGTGGGGGCCGGGCTTGGCGCTATGCTCGGGGTAGCGGAGGGCGAGGAATCGGGCGGAGCCGCCGGGCTCGATTTGCCCGCGGGCTTTGCCGCGCTGCTCGCCGACACCCCCTCGGCCGCTTTTGCCGCACCGGGCGTCGCCTCGTCGCCGGGGAAGCGCATTGCGCAGTCCTTGACCCAGACATCGTAG
- a CDS encoding NADH:ubiquinone oxidoreductase subunit NDUFA12 — MGILSKIFTWWDGATIGTALNSWRHGEKVGTDAQGNAYFRAAKKLPDGRERRWVMYSGANDSSRVPPEWHGWLHGSFEGVPESNLPPARIWEVDYTPNATGTAAAYRPAGALERGGKRAAATGDYEAWSPGD, encoded by the coding sequence ATGGGTATCCTCTCGAAAATCTTCACCTGGTGGGACGGCGCGACGATAGGCACCGCGCTGAACAGCTGGCGCCATGGCGAAAAGGTAGGCACCGACGCACAGGGCAACGCCTATTTCCGCGCAGCCAAGAAACTGCCGGACGGGCGCGAGCGCCGCTGGGTGATGTACAGCGGTGCCAACGATTCGAGCCGAGTGCCACCTGAATGGCACGGTTGGCTCCACGGCTCTTTCGAGGGGGTGCCCGAGAGCAACCTGCCTCCAGCGCGGATTTGGGAGGTCGACTACACCCCCAACGCCACCGGGACCGCGGCGGCCTATCGACCTGCAGGTGCGCTCGAGCGCGGCGGGAAGCGCGCGGCGGCGACGGGCGACTATGAAGCCTGGTCCCCGGGCGACTGA